A single Anopheles arabiensis isolate DONGOLA chromosome 2, AaraD3, whole genome shotgun sequence DNA region contains:
- the LOC120893202 gene encoding uncharacterized protein LOC120893202 isoform X2, with amino-acid sequence MTRERQNAGKKTFSAEHNQLLVLKLVEHIDDPCSEQERWENIAEEIMFETGENYPWRTVRMHYKQRIVSHLKEYTDDQRMIDRLQYPFLDQVYKLRVQYQVSALVLQDPAIIARNKLIIKYEIDPRFDADVVKVFKRYHTSSMQICINVQDPAYELSERWQKFLLKPTKSRHRLKLTMCGDLWFLKFPAYMNRSVRKAPVAVTQQSSQESCSSSVILLDNVPVRIEECTSPAPPAPFSPRQLLSFESLDCDTLVLQMLDIHGNMNDSPESVQGNGNVDKPIDANVPPPSTHPSDSSVSTSEEPQETFYPMPDCVFDSTDSEDEDEDMRNESRQPVANGNVDKSVAIDSNPPPLTHPSDGDVSSSEDLQESFCPMPDCVFDSTDSEDEDEDMRTESHEPVANGNVDELVPIDVNVPPPSTHPSDGNVSPSKEQPDSSHRISDCVLDSTNIESAEEEQQEETLPKPRSSTASSIESDTNSVRTVIFNGTAASPNTEHHSSGNDDRQTEPALPAAPLPYRIDITTLFQYEAALGPLLKRKKNVYDSIRSWMPLLFIKPTDSYVPAVSLFAKLALLQRIATDMNLILNPTVRVEDLMPVILRILCGARESQ; translated from the exons ATGACCCGCGAAAG ACAAAATGCTGGAAAGAAGACATTTTCTGCAGAGCACAATCAACTCCTGGTGCTGAAGCTGGTGGAACACATCGACGATCCTTGCAGCGAGCAAGAACGATGGGAAAACATTGCCGAAGAAATTATG TTTGAAACGGGCGAAAACTATCCCTGGAGAACAGTACGAATGCATTATAAACAACGAATTGTAAGCCATCTGAAAGAATACACCGATGATCAGCGAATGATCGATCGGCTCCAGTACCCGTTTCTCGACCAAGTGTACAAATTGCGCGTGCAGTATCAGGTCTCCGCGCTGGTCCTACAGGATCCCGCCATTATAGCCCGCAACAAGCTAATCATCAAGTACGAAATCGATCCACGATTCGACGCAGATGTGGTGAAAGTGTTCAAGCGCTACCACACGTCCAGCATGCAGATATGCATAAACGTGCAAGATCCCGCGTATGAGCTGtcggaacgatggcaaaagtTTCTGCTCAAACCGACCAAGTCAAGACATCGGCTAAAGTTGACAATGTGCGGCGATTTATGGTTTTTAAAGTTTCCTGCTTATATGAATAGGTCGGTACGAAAAGCACCCGTAGCTGTCACACAACAATCGTCGCAGGAATCTTGCTCGTCATCGGTGATACTGCTGGACAATGTTCCGGTACGGATAGAG gAATGTACTTCACCAGCTCCTCCTGCACCGTTTTCACCTCGCCAACTGTTGAGCTTTGAGTCGTTGGACTGTGATACACTGGTGCTGCAGATGTTGGATATACATGGAAAT ATGAATGATTCTCCCGAATCGGTTCAGGGCAATGGTAACGTGGATAAACCAATTGATGCGAATGTCCCTCCGCCATCGACACATCCTAGCGATAGCAGCGTATCCACGTCTGAAGAACCACAGGAGACTTTCTATCCTATGCCAGAT TGTGTGTTCGATTCAACGGACAGTGAAGACGAAGATGAAGAT aTGCGGAATGAATCTCGCCAACCAGTTGCCAATGGCAATGTGGATAAATCTGTCGCGATTGATTCCAACCCTCCACCACTGACACATCCTAGCGATGGCGATGTATCCTCGTCTGAAGATCTACAGGAGAGTTTCTGTCCTATGCCAGAT TGTGTGTTCGATTCAACGGACAGTGAAGACGAAGATGAAGAT ATGCGGACTGAATCTCACGAACCAGTGGCCAATGGCAACGTGGATGAACTTGTCCCGATTGATGTGAATGTTCCTCCGCCCTCGACACATCCTAGCGATGGCAATGTATCCCCGTCTAAAGAACAACCGGATAGTTCGCATCGCATATCAGAT TGTGTGTTAGATTCAACAAATATTGAATCCGCGGAGGAAGAGCAACAGGAAGAAACT CTTCCAAAACCGCGATCCAGCACGGCATCAAGTATTGAGAGTGATACAAACTCAGTTAGAACGGTAATATTTAACGGAACGGCGGCTTCTCCT AACACGGAACACCACAGTTCGGGCAATGATGATAGGCAAACTGAACCGGCGCTTCCGGCCGCTCCACTACCGTACCGCATTGATATAACCACTCTCTTCCAGTATGAGGCGGCACTGGGACCACTCctgaagaggaagaaaaacgtGTACGACTCGATACGCAGCTGGATGCCGCTGCTATTTATTAAACCTACCGATTCGTACGTGCCAGCGGTGTCGTTGTTCGCCAAACTCGCCCTACTGCAGCGAATAGCGACAGACATGAACCTTATTCTAAACCCAACCGTCCGTGTTGAGGATCTTATGCCGGTCATTTTGCGTATTTTGTGCGGTGCACGCGAATCGCAATAG
- the LOC120893202 gene encoding uncharacterized protein LOC120893202 isoform X3: MTRERQNAGKKTFSAEHNQLLVLKLVEHIDDPCSEQERWENIAEEIMFETGENYPWRTVRMHYKQRIVSHLKEYTDDQRMIDRLQYPFLDQVYKLRVQYQVSALVLQDPAIIARNKLIIKYEIDPRFDADVVKVFKRYHTSSMQICINVQDPAYELSERWQKFLLKPTKSRHRLKLTMCGDLWFLKFPAYMNRSVRKAPVAVTQQSSQESCSSSVILLDNVPVRIEECTSPAPPAPFSPRQLLSFESLDCDTLVLQMLDIHGNMNDSPESVQGNGNVDKPIDANVPPPSTHPSDSSVSTSEEPQETFYPMPDCVFDSTDSEDEDEDMRTESHEPVANGNVDELVPIDVNVPPPSTHPSDGNVSPSKEQPDSSHRISDCVLDSTNIESAEEEQQEETLPKPRSSTASSIESDTNSVRTVIFNGTAASPNTEHHSSGNDDRQTEPALPAAPLPYRIDITTLFQYEAALGPLLKRKKNVYDSIRSWMPLLFIKPTDSYVPAVSLFAKLALLQRIATDMNLILNPTVRVEDLMPVILRILCGARESQ, translated from the exons ATGACCCGCGAAAG ACAAAATGCTGGAAAGAAGACATTTTCTGCAGAGCACAATCAACTCCTGGTGCTGAAGCTGGTGGAACACATCGACGATCCTTGCAGCGAGCAAGAACGATGGGAAAACATTGCCGAAGAAATTATG TTTGAAACGGGCGAAAACTATCCCTGGAGAACAGTACGAATGCATTATAAACAACGAATTGTAAGCCATCTGAAAGAATACACCGATGATCAGCGAATGATCGATCGGCTCCAGTACCCGTTTCTCGACCAAGTGTACAAATTGCGCGTGCAGTATCAGGTCTCCGCGCTGGTCCTACAGGATCCCGCCATTATAGCCCGCAACAAGCTAATCATCAAGTACGAAATCGATCCACGATTCGACGCAGATGTGGTGAAAGTGTTCAAGCGCTACCACACGTCCAGCATGCAGATATGCATAAACGTGCAAGATCCCGCGTATGAGCTGtcggaacgatggcaaaagtTTCTGCTCAAACCGACCAAGTCAAGACATCGGCTAAAGTTGACAATGTGCGGCGATTTATGGTTTTTAAAGTTTCCTGCTTATATGAATAGGTCGGTACGAAAAGCACCCGTAGCTGTCACACAACAATCGTCGCAGGAATCTTGCTCGTCATCGGTGATACTGCTGGACAATGTTCCGGTACGGATAGAG gAATGTACTTCACCAGCTCCTCCTGCACCGTTTTCACCTCGCCAACTGTTGAGCTTTGAGTCGTTGGACTGTGATACACTGGTGCTGCAGATGTTGGATATACATGGAAAT ATGAATGATTCTCCCGAATCGGTTCAGGGCAATGGTAACGTGGATAAACCAATTGATGCGAATGTCCCTCCGCCATCGACACATCCTAGCGATAGCAGCGTATCCACGTCTGAAGAACCACAGGAGACTTTCTATCCTATGCCAGAT TGTGTGTTCGATTCAACGGACAGTGAAGACGAAGATGAAGAT ATGCGGACTGAATCTCACGAACCAGTGGCCAATGGCAACGTGGATGAACTTGTCCCGATTGATGTGAATGTTCCTCCGCCCTCGACACATCCTAGCGATGGCAATGTATCCCCGTCTAAAGAACAACCGGATAGTTCGCATCGCATATCAGAT TGTGTGTTAGATTCAACAAATATTGAATCCGCGGAGGAAGAGCAACAGGAAGAAACT CTTCCAAAACCGCGATCCAGCACGGCATCAAGTATTGAGAGTGATACAAACTCAGTTAGAACGGTAATATTTAACGGAACGGCGGCTTCTCCT AACACGGAACACCACAGTTCGGGCAATGATGATAGGCAAACTGAACCGGCGCTTCCGGCCGCTCCACTACCGTACCGCATTGATATAACCACTCTCTTCCAGTATGAGGCGGCACTGGGACCACTCctgaagaggaagaaaaacgtGTACGACTCGATACGCAGCTGGATGCCGCTGCTATTTATTAAACCTACCGATTCGTACGTGCCAGCGGTGTCGTTGTTCGCCAAACTCGCCCTACTGCAGCGAATAGCGACAGACATGAACCTTATTCTAAACCCAACCGTCCGTGTTGAGGATCTTATGCCGGTCATTTTGCGTATTTTGTGCGGTGCACGCGAATCGCAATAG
- the LOC120893202 gene encoding uncharacterized protein LOC120893202 isoform X1: MTRERQNAGKKTFSAEHNQLLVLKLVEHIDDPCSEQERWENIAEEIMFETGENYPWRTVRMHYKQRIVSHLKEYTDDQRMIDRLQYPFLDQVYKLRVQYQVSALVLQDPAIIARNKLIIKYEIDPRFDADVVKVFKRYHTSSMQICINVQDPAYELSERWQKFLLKPTKSRHRLKLTMCGDLWFLKFPAYMNRSVRKAPVAVTQQSSQESCSSSVILLDNVPVRIEECTSPAPPAPFSPRQLLSFESLDCDTLVLQMLDIHGNMNDSPESVQGNGNVDKPIDANVPPPSTHPSDSSVSTSEEPQETFYPMPDCVFDSTDSEDEDEDMRNESRQPVANGNVDKSVAIDSNPPPLTHPSDGDVSSSEDLQESFCPMPDCVFDSTDSEDEVEDMRNESHEPVVNGNVDKSVPIDSNVPPPSTHPSDGDVSSSEELQESFVRMPDCVFDSTDSEDEDEDMRTESHEPVANGNVDELVPIDVNVPPPSTHPSDGNVSPSKEQPDSSHRISDCVLDSTNIESAEEEQQEETLPKPRSSTASSIESDTNSVRTVIFNGTAASPNTEHHSSGNDDRQTEPALPAAPLPYRIDITTLFQYEAALGPLLKRKKNVYDSIRSWMPLLFIKPTDSYVPAVSLFAKLALLQRIATDMNLILNPTVRVEDLMPVILRILCGARESQ; the protein is encoded by the exons ATGACCCGCGAAAG ACAAAATGCTGGAAAGAAGACATTTTCTGCAGAGCACAATCAACTCCTGGTGCTGAAGCTGGTGGAACACATCGACGATCCTTGCAGCGAGCAAGAACGATGGGAAAACATTGCCGAAGAAATTATG TTTGAAACGGGCGAAAACTATCCCTGGAGAACAGTACGAATGCATTATAAACAACGAATTGTAAGCCATCTGAAAGAATACACCGATGATCAGCGAATGATCGATCGGCTCCAGTACCCGTTTCTCGACCAAGTGTACAAATTGCGCGTGCAGTATCAGGTCTCCGCGCTGGTCCTACAGGATCCCGCCATTATAGCCCGCAACAAGCTAATCATCAAGTACGAAATCGATCCACGATTCGACGCAGATGTGGTGAAAGTGTTCAAGCGCTACCACACGTCCAGCATGCAGATATGCATAAACGTGCAAGATCCCGCGTATGAGCTGtcggaacgatggcaaaagtTTCTGCTCAAACCGACCAAGTCAAGACATCGGCTAAAGTTGACAATGTGCGGCGATTTATGGTTTTTAAAGTTTCCTGCTTATATGAATAGGTCGGTACGAAAAGCACCCGTAGCTGTCACACAACAATCGTCGCAGGAATCTTGCTCGTCATCGGTGATACTGCTGGACAATGTTCCGGTACGGATAGAG gAATGTACTTCACCAGCTCCTCCTGCACCGTTTTCACCTCGCCAACTGTTGAGCTTTGAGTCGTTGGACTGTGATACACTGGTGCTGCAGATGTTGGATATACATGGAAAT ATGAATGATTCTCCCGAATCGGTTCAGGGCAATGGTAACGTGGATAAACCAATTGATGCGAATGTCCCTCCGCCATCGACACATCCTAGCGATAGCAGCGTATCCACGTCTGAAGAACCACAGGAGACTTTCTATCCTATGCCAGAT TGTGTGTTCGATTCAACGGACAGTGAAGACGAAGATGAAGAT aTGCGGAATGAATCTCGCCAACCAGTTGCCAATGGCAATGTGGATAAATCTGTCGCGATTGATTCCAACCCTCCACCACTGACACATCCTAGCGATGGCGATGTATCCTCGTCTGAAGATCTACAGGAGAGTTTCTGTCCTATGCCAGAT tgtgtgtttgattcaaCGGACAGTGAAGATGAAGTTGAAGAT atGCGGAATGAATCTCACGAACCAGTTGTCAATGGCAACGTGGATAAATCTGTCCCGATTGATTCCAATGTCCCTCCGCCATCGACACACCCAAGCGATGGCGATGTATCCTCGTCGGAAGAGCTACAGGAGAGTTTCGTTCGGATGCCAGAT TGTGTGTTCGATTCAACGGACAGTGAAGACGAAGATGAAGAT ATGCGGACTGAATCTCACGAACCAGTGGCCAATGGCAACGTGGATGAACTTGTCCCGATTGATGTGAATGTTCCTCCGCCCTCGACACATCCTAGCGATGGCAATGTATCCCCGTCTAAAGAACAACCGGATAGTTCGCATCGCATATCAGAT TGTGTGTTAGATTCAACAAATATTGAATCCGCGGAGGAAGAGCAACAGGAAGAAACT CTTCCAAAACCGCGATCCAGCACGGCATCAAGTATTGAGAGTGATACAAACTCAGTTAGAACGGTAATATTTAACGGAACGGCGGCTTCTCCT AACACGGAACACCACAGTTCGGGCAATGATGATAGGCAAACTGAACCGGCGCTTCCGGCCGCTCCACTACCGTACCGCATTGATATAACCACTCTCTTCCAGTATGAGGCGGCACTGGGACCACTCctgaagaggaagaaaaacgtGTACGACTCGATACGCAGCTGGATGCCGCTGCTATTTATTAAACCTACCGATTCGTACGTGCCAGCGGTGTCGTTGTTCGCCAAACTCGCCCTACTGCAGCGAATAGCGACAGACATGAACCTTATTCTAAACCCAACCGTCCGTGTTGAGGATCTTATGCCGGTCATTTTGCGTATTTTGTGCGGTGCACGCGAATCGCAATAG
- the LOC120893204 gene encoding superoxide dismutase [Cu-Zn]: protein MSTVGKQVIPTTTMRRCPAVVGTLCLVVGLCGLSSVTGQSAIVGRLTDDVEFIDPTVGLGPGGTASGIPLGPGGFRGFEILPRPEPSWKVGATLVADNPEQQIMGTISFRQWAPGHVQTAINVTGLPVGKHAVHVHAFGDMREGCKSTGPHFRSSIIGNIEVKEDGNAMIDFHSPYINLFGFAGIVGRSIVIHEKPSEVYRFPDLSINNPISFQGEEDTVGARIACGLITILDNVAP, encoded by the exons atgtCCACCGTTGGCAAGCAAGTAATCCCGACGACAACCATGCGAAGGTGTCCTGCCGTAGTTGGAACACTCTGTCTGGTGGTTGGACTCTGTGGTTTGAGTTCGGTTACTGGCCAGTCGGCGATCGTTGGACGGCTTACGGATGATGTGGAGTTTATCGATCCAACTGTTGGGCTGGGACCGGGCGGTACCGCCAGTGGCATCCCGCTAGGACCTGGCGGTTTCCGTGGCTTCGAAATCCTTCCCAGA CCGGAACCTTCGTGGAAGGTGGGCGCAACACTGGTAGCGGACAATCCGGAGCAGCAGATCATGGGAACGATTTCCTTCCGCCAGTGGGCACCGGGTCACGTGCAGACGGCCATCAATGTTACGGGGCTGCCGGTGGGGAAGCACGCCGTCCATGTGCACGCGTTCGGCGATATGCGCGAGGGATGCAAATCGACCGGACCGCACTTTCGCAGCAGCATT ATCGGCAACATCGAGGTAAAGGAGGACGGCAACGCGATGATCGACTTCCACAGCCCGTACATCAATCTGTTCGGGTTTGCGGGCATCGTCGGGCGCTCGATCGTGATACACGAGAAACCGTCCGAGGTCTACCGGTTTCCGGACCTGTCCATTAACAACCCGATCTCCTTCCAGGGCGAGGAGGACACGGTCGGTGCGCGGATTGCCTGCGGGCTCATCACGATTCTCGATAATGTTGCTCCCTAG
- the LOC120893201 gene encoding glutamate receptor ionotropic, kainate 3-like — protein sequence MDKPRYLQLLVQSLIVLKVLTVSNGTPQATAVNPLSSQTQTDQRIAAIRDLLVHLDRAHQLLVLTCWSPSVRYALWQSVRESTATSHHGTVSVRFAPIDQRHLPWHDPNQHQIVIVLDLSCPGTDRLLESARQLLYYRVRWIVFRSSIEHPGGSVRGWSNCSEYSVLDRLPLLVSNELFYFCTETSTGQHLVRQQYRLAARSTSSSVPIYETFGTWNAALGVRGVVGSKVRPPVTSIRRQNFHKFQLRASLVILHNETLNHLDDLHDKHIDTISRVNYLLTKSVAHALNATVKFSIVDTWGYRDRETDRYNGMIGELQRDLADLGGTSMFFTQDRIKAVDFLSMTASTRASFIFRAPKLSFTNNVFVLPFDQYVWYCTVSFIVLSGVLLLVMLRTEQRYNAGGGRGGSAIGSNSPAAVTGISDTLLNVFGTTCQQGSFIEPQTAPSRCLILLCLVVLMFLYASYSANIVALIQAPSTKIQTLEDLLASRLKTGAEDTVYNQYYFRTETEPSRKALYERKMRNKDGTENFLPLAQGVELIRQGHYAFHVERGVGYKLISETFQEEEKCGLQEVEYLKVIEPYYAVQKNSSFREPVRINLFKLREFGIQGREHTLLYTKKPRCVGGSSFIPVSIVDVWPALVTLGWGYLLTVAVLIAELLWFRLRSRILPTAGYFQ from the exons ATGGACAAACCTCGATATCTTCAACTTCTTGTACAAAGTTTAATAGTGCTGAAAGTGCTAACCGTTAGCAATGGTACTCCTCAAGCAACTGCTGTTAACCCATTGTCCTCCCAAACGCAAACCGATCAACGAATTGCCGCCATAAGAGATTTATTAGTACATCTGGACCGAGCCCACCAGCTGCTCGTGCTGACCTGCTGGTCACCCTCCGTTCGGTATGCGCTTTGGCAAAGCGTACGCGAATCAACTGCCACCTCGCACCATGGAACCGTTTCCGTTCGCTTCGCTCCAATCGATCAGCGCCATCTTCCCTGGCACGATCCTAATCAGCATCAAATCGTGATCGTACTCGATCTATCCTGCCCCGGCACGGATCGATTGCTCGAAAGTGCACGGCAGCTGCTTTACTACCGCGTACGGTGGATCGTGTTCCGAAGCAGCATTGAGCATCCGGGAGGATCTGTGCGGGGTTGGAGCAATTGTAGCGAGTATTCGGTGCTCGATCGGCTACCGTTACTGGTCAGCAATGAACTGTTTTACTTTTGCACGGAAACGAGCACCGGTCAGCATCTGGTTAGGCAACAGTATCGTCTGGCGGCGAGGTCGACGAGCTCTTCGGTGCCGATCTACGAAACGTTTGGCACTTGGAATGCAGCACTGGGAGTACGGGGTGTGGTTGGTTCTAAAGTACGACCACCGGTGACGTCGATAAGGAGGCAAAATTTCCACAAATTTCAGCTGCGCGCTTCTCTCGTCATACTGCACAATGAAACGCTGAACCATTTGGATGATCTTCA CGATAAACACATCGATACAATATCGCGTGTGAACTATCTCCTCACAAAGTCGGTCGCCCATGCACTCAACGCAACGGTCAAGTTCAGCATCGTAGACACGTGGGGCTATCGGGATCGGGAAACGGATCGCTACAACGGCATGATCGGTGAGCTGCAGCGCGATCTGGCCGATCTGGGCGGTACGTCCATGTTTTTTACCCAGGACCGTATCAAGGCGGTCGATTTCCTTTCGATGACCGCTTCGACGCGGGCCAGCTTTATATTTCGTGCCCCGAAGCTTTCCTTCACCAACAACGTGTTTGTGCTGCCGTTCGATCAGTACGTCTGGTACTGTACGGTCAGCTTCATCGTGCTGTCCGGCGTACTGCTGTTGGTGATGTTACGCACCGAGCAGCGTTACAAtgcaggaggaggaagaggaggaagtgCAATCGGTAGCAACAGCCCCGCCGCCGTTACAGGGATATCCGATACGCTGCTCAATGTGTTCGGTACTACCTGCCAGCAGGGGTCGTTTATCGAACCGCAAACGGCACCCTCGAGATGCCTGATACTGCTGTGCCTGGTGGTGCTGATGTTCCTTTATGCCAGCTATTCGGCAAACATTGTCGCCCTCATACAGGCACCTTCCACCAAGATACAAACGCTGGAAGATTTGCTGGCGTCGAGATTAAAAACTGGCGCCGAGGATACCGTTTACAATCAGTACTACTTTCGG ACGGAAACGGAACCAAGCCGGAAGGCACTTTACGAGCGCAAAATGCGCAACAAAGATGGGACGGAAAACTTTCTCCCCCTCGCACAGGGCGTTGAGCTGATCCGACAGGGCCACTACGCGTTTCACGTCGAGAGGGGCGTTGGCTACAAGCTGATCAGCGAAACGTTTCaggaggaggaaaagtgtGGCCTGCAGGAGGTAGAATATTTGAAGGTGATCGAACCGTACTACGCGGTACAGAAGAACAGCTCCTTCCGCGAGCCGGTACGtataaatttgtttaaattgcgCGAGTTCGGAATACAGGGTCGCGAGCATACGCTGCTTTACACGAAGAAACCACGGTGCGTTGGGGGCAGCAG